One window from the genome of Spirosoma rhododendri encodes:
- a CDS encoding sialate O-acetylesterase, producing MGIGEVFAIAGQSNGQGIENRDAVGASDQRVVCVPHLNKTDTVSMPLPMYSQRVSATSVIGPRGLTGWCWSRLGDRLAARLNVPVAFMNSAWSGTAVRNWRESISADSTATSYNEYFRPGMPYGNLKRIVQDYMPLTGLRAVLWHQGESEFYDTDPSAANYFNDLQTVIRQCRQDAGYDMAWVVARASMDNNLYANYGLTHYEPVVSAQNRVVQQVPAVFYGPDTDVIQMPRTDGVHFSGNGLIQVGDAWNDFLNDDFFRNASPRLPQPIDVADLHLSLLVDRPTTESNRPVTVTIVATNEGAKTATNVRIRCALPTGLSYVTGGESIYQRGMVFSKIGSINPSESKQIQFQVSPTREGTYVLAGEIVRVSQIDTDSRPNTSTGDGQDDMATVQFRAGSGPVYTMPVSINADPLPSVASNQPTPVADQADLSLAMVADRTAMAVGSPVSLSLVVSNRGGLVSGRVQVGCQLPDGLTFLDGSGVQLSGATVRGTTVTIAAGSYDTISFRVLPTKAGLVIPQAQIESAGGVADPDSTPNNGFTNGEDDCSQLSLRAN from the coding sequence GTGGGTATTGGCGAAGTGTTTGCGATTGCTGGCCAGTCCAACGGACAGGGGATTGAAAATCGGGATGCCGTTGGTGCCAGCGATCAGCGTGTTGTCTGTGTTCCTCATTTAAACAAGACGGACACCGTCAGCATGCCGTTGCCAATGTACAGTCAGCGTGTATCGGCTACCAGCGTCATAGGTCCCCGTGGACTTACGGGCTGGTGTTGGAGTCGGCTGGGCGATCGGCTGGCAGCTCGACTCAATGTGCCGGTGGCGTTTATGAATTCGGCCTGGTCCGGAACGGCGGTTCGTAACTGGCGGGAAAGCATTTCAGCTGACAGCACTGCAACGTCGTACAATGAATATTTTCGGCCCGGTATGCCATACGGCAATCTGAAACGTATTGTGCAGGACTACATGCCCCTGACTGGCTTGCGGGCCGTGTTGTGGCATCAGGGCGAATCCGAATTTTACGACACAGACCCATCAGCCGCTAATTATTTCAACGATCTGCAAACGGTGATTCGCCAGTGCCGGCAGGACGCCGGGTACGACATGGCCTGGGTGGTAGCGCGGGCGTCAATGGATAACAATCTTTACGCGAACTACGGGCTGACGCACTACGAGCCTGTGGTGTCGGCGCAAAACCGGGTGGTGCAACAGGTCCCCGCTGTTTTTTACGGACCTGATACCGATGTCATTCAAATGCCCCGAACCGATGGCGTTCATTTTTCAGGGAATGGCCTGATTCAGGTGGGAGATGCCTGGAACGACTTTTTGAACGACGATTTTTTTAGAAATGCCTCTCCCCGTTTGCCGCAGCCAATCGACGTTGCTGACCTGCATCTGTCGTTGCTGGTTGATAGACCAACGACAGAATCAAACCGGCCAGTTACGGTAACGATAGTTGCTACGAACGAAGGTGCAAAGACCGCCACGAACGTACGGATCCGATGTGCATTACCGACGGGATTGAGCTACGTAACAGGTGGTGAATCGATTTACCAACGCGGCATGGTTTTTTCGAAGATCGGCTCAATCAACCCGTCGGAGAGTAAGCAAATTCAGTTTCAGGTGTCGCCCACAAGGGAGGGAACCTACGTGCTGGCCGGAGAGATTGTAAGAGTCAGTCAGATCGATACGGATTCGAGACCCAACACAAGTACAGGCGACGGCCAGGATGATATGGCAACGGTTCAATTCCGGGCTGGTAGTGGGCCTGTATATACGATGCCTGTGTCGATAAATGCCGACCCGTTACCGTCCGTGGCCAGTAATCAGCCCACTCCCGTGGCCGATCAGGCCGATCTGAGTCTGGCGATGGTTGCCGACCGTACGGCGATGGCAGTCGGCTCTCCCGTGTCACTAAGTCTTGTTGTCAGCAATCGGGGCGGGCTCGTATCGGGTAGAGTACAGGTCGGGTGTCAGTTGCCGGACGGGCTTACGTTTCTTGATGGTTCAGGCGTGCAACTGTCAGGGGCCACTGTGCGGGGAACAACCGTTACCATCGCGGCCGGAAGTTACGATACTATATCGTTTCGGGTTTTGCCAACAAAAGCGGGCTTGGTAATACCGCAGGCACAGATTGAATCGGCGGGGGGTGTTGCAGACCCTGACTCTACACCTAACAATGGATTCACGAACGGGGAGGATGATTGTTCACAACTCAGTCTACGGGCTAACTAA
- a CDS encoding cytochrome B yields the protein MYNGLVHAHSGLRWLALLLLVGSVIVAISKWQGNGVYTDGNRKLYLFTLISVHLQLVLGLLLYFISPKVNLSLMSDKVYRFYSVEHITGMLIAIILITIGYSRSKRATDSVAKQRLVGIFYGIGLLLILAFIPWPFRNLGAGLF from the coding sequence ATGTACAACGGATTGGTTCACGCGCACTCAGGTCTCCGCTGGCTTGCTCTTTTATTGTTAGTTGGTTCGGTTATCGTCGCTATTTCGAAGTGGCAGGGCAACGGTGTGTACACCGACGGCAACCGCAAACTTTACTTGTTCACACTCATCAGCGTTCACCTTCAACTGGTTCTTGGCCTGCTACTGTACTTCATCAGTCCAAAGGTCAACCTCTCCCTGATGAGCGACAAAGTGTACCGCTTCTATTCCGTTGAGCACATCACGGGGATGCTCATTGCCATCATCCTGATTACAATTGGGTACTCACGCTCGAAGCGGGCCACCGACAGTGTAGCGAAGCAACGGTTGGTCGGAATCTTCTACGGTATCGGCCTGCTACTGATTCTGGCGTTTATTCCGTGGCCCTTTCGCAACCTAGGTGCGGGTCTGTTCTAA
- a CDS encoding DUF4286 family protein — protein MILYNTTYTFDSASQHEWLYWIRSEHIPAVMNTGLPLNHRLLRLVSDVGQQGVVVSFQLDFANMADYQLFSDTYTDVLHDRMQFRFAGKLASFSTVLEEI, from the coding sequence ATGATCCTTTACAACACAACGTACACCTTTGATTCAGCTAGTCAGCACGAGTGGCTTTACTGGATACGGAGCGAACACATTCCAGCTGTAATGAACACGGGGTTACCACTGAACCATCGGTTACTGCGCTTGGTCAGTGATGTTGGTCAGCAGGGTGTGGTTGTATCTTTTCAGCTTGATTTTGCCAACATGGCCGACTATCAGCTGTTTAGTGATACGTACACTGATGTACTTCACGATCGAATGCAATTTCGCTTTGCTGGAAAGTTAGCTTCATTCTCCACCGTGCTTGAGGAGATTTAA